Proteins encoded in a region of the Flavobacterium sp. MDT1-60 genome:
- a CDS encoding DUF2490 domain-containing protein, with protein sequence MSSKSAQNISSKNKCFAIAMFFIVGISYTQTKSYGQFWNETQFNRTINDKWSAELDLASSYSSTESSSNIFHKNIQRSLRGWGHYYLSPRWKLSSFIAYFNNKDVPEIGQFESPEWRFALQGIYYFHKTGYTLSTRMRMELRHMRNADDDYENVLRYRQQIKYIKPINSKVLRSGVVYAIVSDELYFKSGTKVTGESFFDRNRLNLGGGYLFTDDIQVELTYANEFLPRNSGNQIVNAASLTLTFNNLFKNLSKKFLHKNEEVINED encoded by the coding sequence ATGTCTTCCAAATCTGCTCAAAACATATCATCCAAAAACAAATGTTTTGCAATTGCAATGTTTTTTATCGTAGGCATTAGTTATACACAAACTAAATCCTACGGACAGTTTTGGAATGAGACACAATTTAACAGAACTATAAATGATAAATGGTCAGCTGAATTAGATCTTGCAAGTAGTTATAGCAGTACAGAATCCTCTTCTAATATTTTTCATAAAAACATTCAAAGATCATTAAGAGGATGGGGACATTATTATCTTTCACCTCGATGGAAGCTGTCTTCATTTATAGCTTATTTCAACAATAAAGATGTTCCTGAAATTGGACAATTTGAATCTCCAGAATGGAGATTTGCCTTACAGGGTATTTACTATTTTCATAAAACCGGTTACACTTTAAGTACCAGAATGAGAATGGAACTTCGTCATATGAGAAATGCAGACGATGATTATGAAAATGTTCTAAGGTATCGTCAACAAATCAAATACATAAAACCAATTAATAGTAAGGTATTACGATCCGGAGTTGTTTATGCTATAGTATCGGATGAATTATATTTTAAATCAGGAACAAAAGTAACTGGAGAAAGTTTTTTTGATCGTAATAGATTAAACCTGGGTGGTGGTTATTTATTTACGGATGATATTCAGGTTGAATTGACCTATGCAAATGAATTTCTTCCCAGAAATAGTGGAAATCAAATTGTAAATGCAGCTTCACTAACACTCACATTCAACAATCTTTTTAAAAACCTAAGTAAAAAGTTTCTTCATAAAAATGAAGAAGTAATTAATGAAGATTAG
- a CDS encoding replication-associated recombination protein A codes for MEAPLAERIRPQKLEDYISQSHLVGPNGSLTQQISKGIIPSLIFWGPPGTGKTTLAQIIAQESKRPFYILSAINSGVKDIRDVIDKAKQSGGLFTAKNPILFIDEIHRFSKSQQDSLLAAVEKGWITLIGATTENPSFEVIPALLSRCQVYVLNAFTKADLEALLHRAMKTDTELASKTIILKETEALLRLSGGDGRKLLNIFELVVNASADDEIIITNDRVFELVQQNTVLYDKSGEQHYDIVSAFIKSIRGSDPNGAVYWLARMIEGGEDVKFIARRMLILSSEDIGNANPTAFIMANNTFQAVTTIGYPESRIILSQCAIYLATSPKSNASYMAIGNAQQLVKQTGDLPVPIHLRNAPTKLMKELGYGDDYKYSHDYANNFAEQEFLPDAIKKTVLYNPGNNSRENSNREFLKNRWKDKYGY; via the coding sequence ATGGAAGCACCTTTAGCCGAGCGTATTCGCCCACAGAAATTAGAAGATTATATTAGTCAAAGTCATTTGGTTGGACCAAACGGATCTCTGACGCAACAAATTTCGAAAGGGATTATTCCATCTCTGATTTTCTGGGGACCTCCGGGAACCGGCAAAACCACTTTGGCACAAATTATTGCACAAGAATCTAAACGTCCTTTTTATATTTTGAGTGCCATAAATTCAGGTGTAAAAGATATTCGTGATGTAATTGATAAAGCCAAACAAAGTGGCGGATTATTTACAGCTAAAAATCCTATTTTATTTATTGATGAGATTCACCGATTCAGTAAATCGCAGCAAGACTCACTTTTGGCAGCTGTAGAAAAAGGCTGGATTACCTTAATTGGAGCTACAACTGAAAATCCGAGTTTTGAAGTTATTCCCGCATTATTATCTCGTTGTCAGGTTTACGTATTAAACGCTTTTACAAAAGCAGATCTCGAAGCTTTATTGCATCGTGCAATGAAAACGGATACCGAATTAGCTTCTAAAACGATTATTTTAAAAGAAACTGAAGCTTTATTAAGACTTTCTGGCGGAGACGGCCGAAAGCTTCTAAACATATTCGAATTAGTTGTCAATGCTTCTGCAGATGATGAAATCATTATTACAAACGATCGCGTTTTTGAATTGGTTCAACAAAATACGGTTCTATATGACAAAAGTGGCGAACAACATTATGATATTGTTTCGGCCTTTATAAAATCTATTCGTGGAAGCGACCCAAATGGGGCAGTTTATTGGTTGGCCAGAATGATTGAAGGCGGTGAAGATGTAAAATTTATTGCCCGAAGAATGCTTATTTTATCAAGCGAAGATATTGGAAATGCAAATCCAACTGCCTTTATTATGGCCAATAACACTTTTCAGGCTGTCACCACTATCGGCTATCCTGAAAGCCGCATCATTTTGAGCCAATGTGCTATTTATCTGGCTACTTCTCCAAAAAGTAATGCTTCGTATATGGCTATCGGAAATGCGCAACAACTAGTTAAGCAAACTGGAGATTTACCCGTACCGATTCATTTAAGAAATGCGCCAACCAAACTTATGAAAGAATTGGGTTATGGTGATGACTATAAATATTCGCATGATTATGCCAATAATTTTGCAGAACAGGAATTTTTGCCGGATGCTATAAAAAAAACGGTTCTTTATAATCCCGGAAACAATTCTAGAGAGAACAGTAACCGCGAATTTTTAAAGAACCGTTGGAAAGATAAATATGGTTATTAG
- the rlmB gene encoding 23S rRNA (guanosine(2251)-2'-O)-methyltransferase RlmB, whose product MEKEHQIFGIRAIIEAIQAGKEVDKVFIQKEISGELMKDLMKVMKRANINFSYVPVEKLNRLTPNNHQGAVATISPIGFIDLEHLVESTIASGVKPLFLILDQISDARNFGAIIRTAECTGVNGIIVQKAGSAPVNGDTVKTSAGAVFNVPICKVEHIKDAIFYLQGSGIKTVAATEKTDQNIYDIALNEPVAIIMGSEDRGINPSVLKIVDEKAKLPMFGTIGSLNVSVACGAFLYETVRQRS is encoded by the coding sequence ATGGAAAAAGAACATCAAATATTTGGAATTAGAGCCATTATTGAAGCAATACAGGCAGGAAAAGAAGTTGACAAAGTATTTATACAAAAGGAGATTTCTGGTGAATTAATGAAAGATTTAATGAAGGTGATGAAACGCGCCAACATAAATTTTTCATACGTACCTGTTGAAAAATTAAATCGTTTAACACCAAATAATCACCAGGGTGCAGTTGCAACAATCTCCCCTATTGGTTTTATCGATTTAGAACATTTAGTTGAATCAACTATTGCATCCGGAGTGAAACCATTATTTTTAATACTAGATCAAATTTCTGATGCCAGAAACTTTGGTGCCATTATCAGGACTGCAGAATGTACCGGAGTAAACGGAATTATTGTTCAAAAAGCAGGTTCGGCTCCTGTAAACGGAGACACAGTAAAAACTTCTGCCGGAGCTGTATTTAATGTTCCTATTTGTAAAGTTGAACACATTAAAGATGCTATATTTTATTTACAGGGATCAGGAATAAAAACCGTTGCTGCTACTGAAAAAACAGATCAAAACATTTACGACATAGCACTAAATGAACCTGTTGCAATTATCATGGGATCTGAAGACAGAGGAATTAACCCATCTGTTCTTAAAATTGTAGATGAAAAGGCAAAATTACCAATGTTTGGAACAATAGGCTCCTTAAATGTTTCTGTCGCTTGCGGAGCATTCTTATATGAAACTGTTCGTCAAAGAAGTTAA
- a CDS encoding rhomboid family intramembrane serine protease: protein MNDNQFKFSNAVIGLPLFFVLFLWMVYWFQIRFDFDFYQSGIYPRDFSGLQGVLFSPFIHENLGHLYNNSIPLLVLLAALQYFYPKQSVSVILYGILFSGLITWVIGRTNYHIGASGLIYVLVSFIFFKGIQTGYYRLVALSLSVILLYGGMIWYVFPDVDATISWEGHLAGFISGFVLTLLYKTPEYKKTIVYDWQKPDFNPDEDPFMKHFDEDGNFVPLGKDEEEVEFISLYFSSDQLVNYSVTKSESDDKR, encoded by the coding sequence ATGAATGACAACCAATTTAAATTTTCAAATGCTGTTATTGGTCTTCCACTATTTTTCGTCCTTTTTTTATGGATGGTATATTGGTTTCAAATTAGATTTGATTTTGATTTTTATCAAAGCGGAATTTATCCCAGAGATTTTTCAGGTTTACAAGGTGTTTTGTTTAGTCCTTTTATACATGAAAATTTAGGGCATTTGTACAACAATTCGATCCCTCTTTTGGTTTTGTTAGCTGCATTGCAATATTTTTATCCCAAGCAGTCTGTTTCGGTTATTTTATATGGAATCCTTTTTTCTGGTTTAATAACCTGGGTTATTGGCAGGACAAATTATCATATTGGTGCAAGTGGTCTGATTTATGTTTTAGTCAGTTTTATTTTCTTTAAAGGAATTCAAACAGGTTATTACAGATTAGTTGCTCTTTCGTTATCGGTAATATTACTTTATGGTGGAATGATTTGGTACGTCTTTCCTGATGTAGATGCTACAATTTCCTGGGAAGGTCATTTAGCAGGTTTCATAAGCGGATTTGTATTAACATTGTTATATAAAACGCCGGAGTATAAAAAGACCATAGTTTATGATTGGCAAAAACCAGATTTTAATCCGGATGAAGATCCTTTTATGAAGCATTTTGATGAAGATGGAAATTTTGTTCCCCTAGGGAAAGACGAAGAAGAGGTTGAATTTATCTCGCTTTATTTTAGTTCAGATCAATTAGTTAATTACTCTGTAACGAAATCAGAATCAGACGATAAAAGGTAG